A section of the Triticum dicoccoides isolate Atlit2015 ecotype Zavitan chromosome 7A, WEW_v2.0, whole genome shotgun sequence genome encodes:
- the LOC119330076 gene encoding uncharacterized protein LOC119330076 isoform X2 codes for MEAAAARKEWRAVPDAPLRTNGAEDAAERVKMAQSEGRAIYQDESGGLDDFCSITIDGTGGLSEDILQQRLQSIVRQREELQQVEIDLRAQAIAHPQIIEVQRRFGEATKEHLVAAEKLKEQLHEREKYILELEMKLDDTHRELDALKIDHQTVWANQDLLREQTKEIASFRERDNSEAERAQHLKQIHDLQEHLREKESQYLALEEQHRVAQDNILYKDEQLRDAHAWITRVQEMDILQSQSLQAELRERTDQFGQCWATFQQQYVEMQQGFLHTIQRLQLELIELRDRTGEQEDVSQAAQEGSAEASYVQSKGSNMAANGSALADGNQSTNDSFKGNNAHAVPVVPSLLGLSGFVPPGQMAGMHSYMLHPQGIPQSLASPNSGVPQFGTFQPTIQPTMHWPNQQEAQAASQTPDATNYHPSQSDQNALQPAALQPAASNNVELPSGQSQVTHPENLTAHGEQEQRSTSVVAESTQEPKVMESNVTEHFYNEEQKAHDSSSNASSTGKFERQEERSESKGEKVASGKQPVEHVPRKQKQASDSAGSTTQIHMNNMAPELKSNVVNQSDTLTSAGGGVGSLLPKEPVLLDERCLLACIVRAVPAGSDNRIRISSTLPNRLGKMLAPLHWHDYKKSYGKLDDFVASHNELFVIEGDFIHLREGAQQIISATTAAAKIAAAAAAASSASYSSLLPSVAVTPVAHTTRQKRGPVVDSRSSNSMPSGNGSNTAKFGNQHQANGFSDEVRAGQSSRHTAAANGGRHERVGPPTTHEKIPSARHGYGGKQQGRSAGTEFSSRR; via the exons ATGGAGGCCGCGGCGGCGCGCAAGGAGTGGCGCGCCGTCCCCGACGCCCCGCTCCGCACCAATGGCGCCGAG gATGCTGCGGAGCGCGTGAAGATGGCGCAGTCCGAGGGCAGGGCCATCTACCAG GATGAGTCGGGAGGGCTGGATGACTTCTGCTCGATCACCATTGATGGGACCGGTGGGCTCAGCGAGGACATCCTGCAGCAGCGCCTGCAGAGCATCGTGCGACAGCGGGAGGAGCTGCAGCAGGTGGAGATCGACCTGCGTGCACAGGCCATCGCCCACCCACAGATCATTGAGGTGCAGCGCCGATTTGGGGAGGCTACCAAGGAGCATCTAGTAGCAGCTGAAAAGCTCAAG GAACAACTACATGAACGTGAGAAGTACATTCTTGAGCTGGAAATGAAATTGGATGATACACATAGGGAATTGGATGCTTTGAAGATTGACCATCAAACG GTATGGGCTAATCAGGATCTTCTTAGAGAACAGACCAAGGAAATCGCAAGTTTCAG GGAGCGTGATAATTCTGAAGCTGAAAGAGCCCAACATCTTAAACAAATTCATGATCTGCAAGAACATCTGCGAGAAAAGGAAAGCCAGTATCTTGCATTAGAGGAACAG CATAGGGTTGCTCAAGACAACATTCTTTATAAAGATGAACAGTTGAGGGATGCTCATGCATGGATTACACGAGTTCAAGAAATGGATATCTTGCAGTCTCAATCACTACAAGCTGAGTTGCGTGAGCGTACTGATCAGTTTGGTCAATGTTGGGCCACTTTCCAGCAACAG TATGTTGAAATGCAGCAAGGTTTTCTGCATACAATACAACGACTCCAGCTAGAACTTATTGAGTTAAGAGACCGTACTGGAGAACAAGAAGATGTTTCGCAAGCTGCTCAGGAGGGTTCAGCTGAAGCGTCATATGTTCAAAGCAAGGGAAGCAACATGGCTGCAAATGGTAGTGCATTAGCAGATGGAAATCAGTCCACAAATGACTCCTTTAAG GGAAATAATGCCCATGCTGTACCTGTTGTTCCATCACTATTGGGACTAAGTGGTTTTGTTCCTCCTGGGCAGATGGCTGGGATGCATTCATATATGCTGCATCCTCAAGGCATTCCTCAATCTTTAGCCTCACCCAACTCTGGTGTTCCTCAATTTGGTACTTTTCAGCCTACAATCCAACCCACCATGCACTGGCCTAATCAACAG GAAGCACAAGCTGCCTCACAAACACCTGATGCCACAAACTATCACCCATCACAATCAGATCAGAATGCATTACAGCCAGCTGCATTGCAACCAGCTGCTAGCAACAATGTTGAGCTGCCGTCTGGGCAGAGTCAGGTGACCCATCCAGAGAATCTTACAGCTCATGGCGAGCAAGAACAACGTTCCACGAGTGTGGTTGCTGAATCAACTCAAGAACCAAAG GTCATGGAATCCAATGTTACCGAACATTTTTACAATGAAGAGCAAAAAGCTCATGATTCATCTTCGAATGCCAGCTCTACTGGAAAGTTTGAACGCCAAGAAGAAAGATCGGAATCAAAG GGCGAGAAAGTTGCATCTGGCAAGCAGCCTGTGGAGCATGTACCTAGGAAGCAGAAGCAAGCTTCAGATTCTGCTGGGTCAACAACCCAGATCCACATGAACAATATGGCGCCAGAGTTAAAGTCTAATGTTGTGAATCAGTCCGACACACTTACATCCGCAGGTGGTGGTGTGGGTTCACTGTTACCAAAGGAGCCTGTCCTTCTAGATGAAAGATGTCTGCTAGCCTGCATTGTTCGTGCAGTCCCTGCTGGATCTGATAACCGAATCAGGATAAGTTCAACT CTGCCAAATAGGCTTGGGAAAATGTTGGCCCCTCTTCATTGGCATGACTATAAGAAAAGTTATGGGAAGCTAGATGATTTTGTGGCTAGTCACAATGAG CTTTTTGTGATTGAGGGAGATTTCATTCACCTTCGTGAAGGAGCACAACAGATCATTTCAGCTACAACAGCTGCTGCTaaaattgctgctgctgctgcggctgcATCATCTGCTTCTTACTCATCGTTGCTGCCTTCAGTTGCTGTTACTCCTGTGGCACACACCACTCGTCAAAAGAGAGGACCTGTTGTTGATTCCAGATCTTCAAATTCAATGCCATCAGGAAATGGCTCTAATACAGCTAAATTTGGCAATCAACACCAAGCGAATGGCTTTTCTGATGAAGTTCGAGCTGGGCAGTCATCGAGGCACACAGCTGCTGCCAATGGGGGAAGACATGAACGAGTTGGTCCCCCTACAACACATGAaaaaatcccaagtgccagacatggTTATGGAGGAAAGCAACAGGGCAG ATCTGCTGGGACCGAATTCAGTTCAAGAAGATAA
- the LOC119330076 gene encoding uncharacterized protein LOC119330076 isoform X1, whose translation MEAAAARKEWRAVPDAPLRTNGAEDAAERVKMAQSEGRAIYQDESGGLDDFCSITIDGTGGLSEDILQQRLQSIVRQREELQQVEIDLRAQAIAHPQIIEVQRRFGEATKEHLVAAEKLKEQLHEREKYILELEMKLDDTHRELDALKIDHQTVWANQDLLREQTKEIASFRRERDNSEAERAQHLKQIHDLQEHLREKESQYLALEEQHRVAQDNILYKDEQLRDAHAWITRVQEMDILQSQSLQAELRERTDQFGQCWATFQQQYVEMQQGFLHTIQRLQLELIELRDRTGEQEDVSQAAQEGSAEASYVQSKGSNMAANGSALADGNQSTNDSFKGNNAHAVPVVPSLLGLSGFVPPGQMAGMHSYMLHPQGIPQSLASPNSGVPQFGTFQPTIQPTMHWPNQQEAQAASQTPDATNYHPSQSDQNALQPAALQPAASNNVELPSGQSQVTHPENLTAHGEQEQRSTSVVAESTQEPKVMESNVTEHFYNEEQKAHDSSSNASSTGKFERQEERSESKGEKVASGKQPVEHVPRKQKQASDSAGSTTQIHMNNMAPELKSNVVNQSDTLTSAGGGVGSLLPKEPVLLDERCLLACIVRAVPAGSDNRIRISSTLPNRLGKMLAPLHWHDYKKSYGKLDDFVASHNELFVIEGDFIHLREGAQQIISATTAAAKIAAAAAAASSASYSSLLPSVAVTPVAHTTRQKRGPVVDSRSSNSMPSGNGSNTAKFGNQHQANGFSDEVRAGQSSRHTAAANGGRHERVGPPTTHEKIPSARHGYGGKQQGRSAGTEFSSRR comes from the exons ATGGAGGCCGCGGCGGCGCGCAAGGAGTGGCGCGCCGTCCCCGACGCCCCGCTCCGCACCAATGGCGCCGAG gATGCTGCGGAGCGCGTGAAGATGGCGCAGTCCGAGGGCAGGGCCATCTACCAG GATGAGTCGGGAGGGCTGGATGACTTCTGCTCGATCACCATTGATGGGACCGGTGGGCTCAGCGAGGACATCCTGCAGCAGCGCCTGCAGAGCATCGTGCGACAGCGGGAGGAGCTGCAGCAGGTGGAGATCGACCTGCGTGCACAGGCCATCGCCCACCCACAGATCATTGAGGTGCAGCGCCGATTTGGGGAGGCTACCAAGGAGCATCTAGTAGCAGCTGAAAAGCTCAAG GAACAACTACATGAACGTGAGAAGTACATTCTTGAGCTGGAAATGAAATTGGATGATACACATAGGGAATTGGATGCTTTGAAGATTGACCATCAAACG GTATGGGCTAATCAGGATCTTCTTAGAGAACAGACCAAGGAAATCGCAAGTTTCAG AAGGGAGCGTGATAATTCTGAAGCTGAAAGAGCCCAACATCTTAAACAAATTCATGATCTGCAAGAACATCTGCGAGAAAAGGAAAGCCAGTATCTTGCATTAGAGGAACAG CATAGGGTTGCTCAAGACAACATTCTTTATAAAGATGAACAGTTGAGGGATGCTCATGCATGGATTACACGAGTTCAAGAAATGGATATCTTGCAGTCTCAATCACTACAAGCTGAGTTGCGTGAGCGTACTGATCAGTTTGGTCAATGTTGGGCCACTTTCCAGCAACAG TATGTTGAAATGCAGCAAGGTTTTCTGCATACAATACAACGACTCCAGCTAGAACTTATTGAGTTAAGAGACCGTACTGGAGAACAAGAAGATGTTTCGCAAGCTGCTCAGGAGGGTTCAGCTGAAGCGTCATATGTTCAAAGCAAGGGAAGCAACATGGCTGCAAATGGTAGTGCATTAGCAGATGGAAATCAGTCCACAAATGACTCCTTTAAG GGAAATAATGCCCATGCTGTACCTGTTGTTCCATCACTATTGGGACTAAGTGGTTTTGTTCCTCCTGGGCAGATGGCTGGGATGCATTCATATATGCTGCATCCTCAAGGCATTCCTCAATCTTTAGCCTCACCCAACTCTGGTGTTCCTCAATTTGGTACTTTTCAGCCTACAATCCAACCCACCATGCACTGGCCTAATCAACAG GAAGCACAAGCTGCCTCACAAACACCTGATGCCACAAACTATCACCCATCACAATCAGATCAGAATGCATTACAGCCAGCTGCATTGCAACCAGCTGCTAGCAACAATGTTGAGCTGCCGTCTGGGCAGAGTCAGGTGACCCATCCAGAGAATCTTACAGCTCATGGCGAGCAAGAACAACGTTCCACGAGTGTGGTTGCTGAATCAACTCAAGAACCAAAG GTCATGGAATCCAATGTTACCGAACATTTTTACAATGAAGAGCAAAAAGCTCATGATTCATCTTCGAATGCCAGCTCTACTGGAAAGTTTGAACGCCAAGAAGAAAGATCGGAATCAAAG GGCGAGAAAGTTGCATCTGGCAAGCAGCCTGTGGAGCATGTACCTAGGAAGCAGAAGCAAGCTTCAGATTCTGCTGGGTCAACAACCCAGATCCACATGAACAATATGGCGCCAGAGTTAAAGTCTAATGTTGTGAATCAGTCCGACACACTTACATCCGCAGGTGGTGGTGTGGGTTCACTGTTACCAAAGGAGCCTGTCCTTCTAGATGAAAGATGTCTGCTAGCCTGCATTGTTCGTGCAGTCCCTGCTGGATCTGATAACCGAATCAGGATAAGTTCAACT CTGCCAAATAGGCTTGGGAAAATGTTGGCCCCTCTTCATTGGCATGACTATAAGAAAAGTTATGGGAAGCTAGATGATTTTGTGGCTAGTCACAATGAG CTTTTTGTGATTGAGGGAGATTTCATTCACCTTCGTGAAGGAGCACAACAGATCATTTCAGCTACAACAGCTGCTGCTaaaattgctgctgctgctgcggctgcATCATCTGCTTCTTACTCATCGTTGCTGCCTTCAGTTGCTGTTACTCCTGTGGCACACACCACTCGTCAAAAGAGAGGACCTGTTGTTGATTCCAGATCTTCAAATTCAATGCCATCAGGAAATGGCTCTAATACAGCTAAATTTGGCAATCAACACCAAGCGAATGGCTTTTCTGATGAAGTTCGAGCTGGGCAGTCATCGAGGCACACAGCTGCTGCCAATGGGGGAAGACATGAACGAGTTGGTCCCCCTACAACACATGAaaaaatcccaagtgccagacatggTTATGGAGGAAAGCAACAGGGCAG ATCTGCTGGGACCGAATTCAGTTCAAGAAGATAA